From a region of the Sminthopsis crassicaudata isolate SCR6 chromosome 6, ASM4859323v1, whole genome shotgun sequence genome:
- the LOC141547420 gene encoding olfactory receptor 5D18-like, which translates to MGNADRNESDVMFILLGFSDYPDLQIPLFLVFLVIYIITVVGNLGMIIIIRINPKLHTPMYFFLSHLSFLDFCYSTITTPKLLEILVVEDRSISFVPCITQYSFAVMCVVTEVFLLAVMAYDRFVAICNPLLYIVVMSQKRCVLMMTGVYTWGIFSTSVFVYSLLIRSFAGINVINNFLCEYSAIISVSISDNYVIQIIFFILANFNTFFTLAIVLTSYFFIFITILKMNSASGRYKAFSTCASHLTGVTIFFGTILFLYCVPSSKGSWLLVRVSTVFYTVVIPMLNPLIYSLRNKDVKETIKKLIELPIKWCSG; encoded by the coding sequence ATGGGCAATGCTGACCGAAACGAGAGTGATGTCATGTTCATCCTTTTAGGATTCTCTGATTACCCAGATCTCCAGATTCCTCTGTTCCTGGTATTCCTTGTGATCTATATTATTACTGTAGTAGGAAACTTGGGCATGATTATAATCATCAGAATTAATCCCAAACTGCATACTCCCATGTACTTTTTCCTTAGTCATTTGTCTTTTTTAGATTTCTGTTACTCTACAATAACTACACCCAAATTATTAGAAATCTTGGTTGTGGAAGACAGAAGCATCTCTTTTGTTCCTTGTATCACACAATATTCTTTTGCTGTCATGTGTGTGGTCACAGAGGTATTTTTATTAGCAGTGATGGCCTATGACCGCTTTGTGGCAATTTGCAATCCCTTGCTATATATAGTTGTCATGTCCCAGAAACGCTGTGTCCTGATGATGACAGGAGTTTATACATGGGGCATATTTTCTACTAGTGTATTTGTCTACTCTCTCCTTATAAGGTCATTTGCTGGGATTAATGTCATTAATAATTTTCTCTGTGAATATTCTGCAATaatttctgtctccatctctgatAATTATGTTATACAGATAATCTTTTTTATCCTTGCCAATTTCAATACATTTTTCACCCTTGCAATTGTGCTCAcatcctatttttttatttttattactatccTGAAGATGAATTCAGCCAGTGGGAGGTACAAAGCGTTCTCCACTTGTGCCTCCCACCTGACAGGTGTTACCATTTTTTTTGGAACCATCCTCTTCCTCTACTGTGTGCCCAGTTCCAAAGGTTCATGGCTTCTAGTGAGAGTAAGCACTGTGTTTTATACAGTGGTGATCCCCATGCTGAACCCCTTAATATATAGTTTAAGGAATAAAGATGTGAAAGAAACTATCAAGAAATTAATTGAACTGCCaattaagtggtgcagtggatag